The Brassica napus cultivar Da-Ae chromosome C7, Da-Ae, whole genome shotgun sequence genome has a segment encoding these proteins:
- the LOC111207895 gene encoding uncharacterized protein LOC111207895: protein MMRLNLDLIFLREEGHEVRSISTQVDTCQQAFTQVAFQRNPTIQSSFSDESEGGMRDSIDVSSHNSDVYGASCSSDESNAPTTKDIEAEMRRLNHLFIGSSGRDEVIRVLWSSVVLW, encoded by the exons ATGATGAGATTGAACctggatttgatttttttaaggGAGGAGGGACATGAAGTTCGATCCATCTCGACTCAAGTTG ATACTTGTCAACAAGCCTTTACCCAAGTTGCGTTCCAAAGGAATCCCACGATACAAAGTTCTTTTTCTGACGAATCTGAAGGTGGTATGAGGGACTCCATTGATGTATCTTCTCATAATTCAGATGTATATGGCGCATCATGTTCTTCAGACGAGTCAAATGCTCCAACAACC AAagatattgaagctgaaatgaGAAGGCTGAATCATTTGTT CATTGGGAGCAGTGGGCGTGATGAAGTCATCCGTGTGTTGTGGTCTTCTGTTGTCTTGTGGTGA